From Aegilops tauschii subsp. strangulata cultivar AL8/78 chromosome 5, Aet v6.0, whole genome shotgun sequence:
CAGGGAGGGTAGCTGCGCGCCCGACCCCGCTCCATCCTTCCTCTcccttccattccttttgccctCCAGCGAGCTGCCGCCCGCCTCCCCTCGGTCTCTTGTCTCGTCCAGTTCATCTTCCATTGAAAAAAATCAGCAACATCGTTCATGTTGTAAAAGTCATCCCATAATATCATCTATGTTGCAAATAAATAaagacaaaaacaaaaaaaatctgtAACACCATCTCTGTTACAAAATTCCCCTCGTAACATCATCTATGTTTCAAAAAGAGTAAAGACGGAAAAAAAATTCGGCAACACCACCTCTGTTGCAAAATTCCTCCGCCAACATCATCTATGTTACCAAAAAAAAAGGTAAAGacgaaaacaaaaaatttccgcaACACCATATCTGTTACAAATGTTTTTACAACAAGATCTCTGTTGCAACACAACAATCTCTACTTCGGGTGAAAATAACTCTTTGATGGTTTTGCAACAAAGCAGCTGCTGTAGAGTGAACTGCGTAACCTTGTTGCAACTCGTGACGCACCTCACTGTAGAGATCCCACGGCTATTCGTGGCTCAATCCAACGGCGGACAAGGCAGTCGATGTTTACAATTCATGTACCGGCGCACGAGGCAGTCGAATTTTACAATTCATCTACTGCATCCATACTTAAATATAAATCTTTTAGATTGCACTACGGACTAAATACATACGAATTATATAGATAATTTTACTTCGTAGGAGTACCTGCGAACGAAAACATTTTCTTTCCCGCCTCGGTATTCGAGTTTGGGAGAGGAGTGCAGGCGCGCCGCGGTCAATGTCGCCACTCGCACACGGCGAGGTCACATCACCATCAACGGCGTGGCGTCCGACCTCCCCtcccctctctcctctctcttATTAGTGGAGCACCTATCAGTCGCAAGGTCTAGAACAGCGCCCCCGACCTTACCCACAGCCTCTCCATTTTCCCTTCTTCCTCCGCCGCCAGCTAGGGTTACGGCCGCCGGGTAGCGCAGCTCAACAATACGTCTGACAGCGCCGGTGGGTGGCGTATGGCCGGAGGCGACGCGTCGACCGTGGCGGGGCCAGGGGCGGAGGTGGACGCGGGCTTCGAGTTCGCCTTCGACAATGAGGCCTTCTCCGACAGGGAGCTGCGTATAGTGGTCGTCGGCGCCGACGACGCCGCCGGCCGCAAGCGCCGGCGCGAGGCGGCCGAAGGTGCGTAGTATAAGTGAATTCTAGGTGCCACGCTAAACAAACTGCCCGATCTACGCGCGTATATCCGGATTCGATACTGTATTTAGGAAGTACTATCTTTTTTAAGTTTTAGATTTCGAGGTGTTGAGATTCTCGGACACGGTAACATTTTCAGAACAAACATctcaaataaataaataaattagaaCAACAGTTATCAAAGAGTATATGTTGTCTGTGCCTCCATTTAAAATGCAGCAATTTTGTAGTCACATAtaacatactccctccatcccatgaTATACCATCTTATattgtggaatggagggagtcTTTGATCGTTTGGATGTAGCAGTGCCGGACAAACTACGTTATACCATTCAAGTTGAGAATTGCCATTGGACAACTAAACGGATTTGGAATGATTTGTATGTTTATAGGTCTGTATGCTCGGGAGATTCGTACTTGTTAACGGTAGTTATTATGTGATTCTTGTACCTTGATGCTTCAGACCTTAGTTTACGTTTACAGGAACAAGTTGATCAATTATTTCACATCTTTCACATGAAAAATGAATTTTTCTTGAGAATCTGCAATTGATATATCCCCCAGTGTAGGATCCAAAGGTCCAAAACAAGTCGAAGAACAGATTTATTTATCGAAAGCATTATTTCTGGAATGTATACTTGGATATGAATGAGCAAGTGTCATCCTTCATGTATTTTGTAAACACTAGTCCTTGAGTTGTTTTGTATCAGCGTCATCGTTCATGATTGAGGGTGTCCTTGAGTTGTTTTGTATCAGCGTCATCGTTCATGATTGAGGAGCCCCCTGTTCCACATTTTTTGAGGTCAAAATTACTTCGTGTTTTGTCTGTGGTTCACCTCAATTTAGGTTGTTGAAACATTTAAGGTCTATATTACCTTGTGTTCGTAATCACTTGCTTTAAGTGGTATACAAACATATGTTTACTGTGGTACACACTGGTATGTTGGTACAGTAATGGCACAGTCCGTTCAACTAGGCAGTACTTGGGTTCTTGTGTTTCTTCGTAGGAGCAACATAAAATTACAACCCAAAACCTTTGCTAAGTAATTCTTCTTCATGCGGCAGAACTGTAGTCACATATTCAAGGTGGGAATTGGCACTGGACAGCTAAGAATATTTGGAATAATTTGTATGCGATAGGTCTGTATGCTGGTGAAATAGCAATTGACCTTTGATCGAAGGAACAAGCTGATCAATTATTTCACATCTTTTGCATGAAAAATGATATTTGCCTGATTGCTACATTGAATATGCTATGTTTATATCTCTAAATATAGCATCCAAAGGTTAGAAGAACAGATTTATCACAAGTGTTATTCCTGGAATATGTGAACTTGGATATGAATAAGCAAGTGCCATCCTTCATATATCTACTGAACATTAGTTTGTGAGTTGTTTTGTATGAGCAAGTGTCATCCTTAATGGTTAAGGAGTTCCCTGTTCCACATTTGAAGTCAACATTAGTTCATTTCATTAGTTGTTTACTTTGTTTTTGAATTCAAACATTAAAGGTCATAAATTAGCTTCCTGATAATACTTCTTTTTAAGTAGTACAAATATATTGATTGTGGCACACACTGGTGGTGTGTTGGTACAGTAATTGCACAGTCCGTTGATAAACTAGGTAGTGCTTGGTTGCTTGTTTCTTCATACGAGCAACATACTATTTACAACCCAATCCTGGGGAGATACAATTCTACTGCTTCTTGTTGCTTGGGAGGTATGAAATACTTATTAATGAGATAAAAGAAGATAACAATACGAGACTTAGTCTGGTATTGTTACACACACACAGACGAGCATATGAGCGTGTTTATTATGCTTGATGCAGCTCAATGGGTGTCCAGTTTTTCATATGTTTAAGATTTTGCCGTGTTTCTAAAAGTTGATTTAATAAATGTGCGCACCTAGAGAGAGTGACTGTATGAGGTTTCAGTTTTAACAAAAAGAAAACATGTCTACTAATTATGTTATGTGCCTTTTTCTTTCCTAGATTTGCATGTTTCTCTATATTTATTGGACCATGGTATTTTACAGGTGATGGTGGAGAAGATATCGACTCTTCTTGTACTGTGACGAGTACACCAGTTTTACAAGTTGAAACTATACATGTCTGCTCGGCGACTCTTGCTGCAAAAAGTAATTTCTTTCGCAAGGTAATTCTGACGATCTTCTGAAATTCATTTGTTCTATAATCAGTTGCCTCATCTTTCTGATAAGCTTCATGATTGTTAGCTTTTCTCAAATGGCATGAAGGAATCTGGCCATAGACAGGCAACAGTTACAATTGCTGACTCGGGTAACTAGTGTACTGTTTGCTCTCCTTCGTCTTCTTATAACTGATGATTCTAGTTAGTTATTGTGATTGTGTTTTTTGTATGTTTATTATCATTATTATTGTAGAGAGACCTTTTTTGGAGTTTCCTGCCACACTTTTCTACTTTGATATCATGATCTCGATTGGCTCTCATAGTCTCATTAGTCATTACCCTTACAAACTGTTGCCCCAAATGGATATTTTCTCACGCGTTACATGTTTCCCCATTTGATTTTTGGAAGTCGATTGTCATACTTAAATAATCATGTATGCATAAAACAGTAGCTATCCCTCTTTTTTTGTACTCCTCCATTTAATGTCACTGTTTGAGAATTCGTTGAACTGTTTCATCAATCCTTATGCCTCCTTGCCCTTATTTCTTACTTGGAACAGAGTACGAAGCCTTCCTGGAGCTTTTACACTTTATTTATAGTGGAAAGCTGACACCAACTGAACCCATTCTTGTGGTTGATATCCTGCTGGCTGCTGATAAATTTGAGGTTGCTTCTTGCATTAAGCTTTGCGGTGAACGGCTCGTAGACCTGCCTATGACCGCAGAATCTGCAGTAATGTGCCTAGATCTCCCATGTTCCATTTCAATGGCACCTGCCCTGGCAGAGGCGGCCAAGAAATTCCTTGCTAAAAGATACGATAAATTCCTGTTGACAAAGTAAGTAACCCCCATCGGATTGACATACCTTTTTCTTTTCCCTCCTTTAGGAAACATGTGGACATTGTTGTCGTAATATCATTATGTGCATCATTTCAGGTTTCAGGATGAACTGATGAGGATATCTCTCACTGGGATTGTAGCCATTTTATCAAGGAATCACCCCGGGGTTGCATCTGAAGAGTCCGTCTATGACTTTGTGCTCAGGTGGGCCCACTTTCAGTATCCAAATCCAGAAGAGAGGCACAAGATTTTGAGTTCAAGCTTACTTCCACTGGTGCCAGTAGTGCGCAGCATGACCAATGGCATCCTGATTGACCAGCCGTCCTGTATAGTTGACTTTACTCTAAGTCGTGGGCAATGCTCGGGGCTCTTCCCATCAGGATCGATACGCTCCCCGCCGTTCTATTGTGGAGGGCATGGTTTCTTCCTCTCGGCGCACGGTAAAATGGAGCCGTCCAACTTTTTTGGCCTCTTAATAGAGAAGTTAGAAGACAAGGGGCCAGTAAGAGGGACAATAGATTATGAGATTGAGGTAAAGACAAGACAGTCGCTGGAGTTTCtcttcttgtggaggcgcaccaCCACCACCGATAGTAGACAGGCTTTGGGTTGCAGGATTCCTTGGCCATCCATCATTGCTGACAACAGCCGTTTCTTCATCGACGACAAACTCCATCTGCGAGTTCATGTGAAGATAACGCCGCAGCCGTAGCCGTAGTGATGCATGCATTAGCAGCCCCTTTTTGTTTTTATGAGCAAGGAGAAGCCCCTGTCCTTTTTAACATATGAAGAAACCTGAACCGGGGCTGCTCTAGTTATTTGCTAGCATTTGCTCTGCTCTCTTTTGGTGACTAGAATGTAGCATGCGATCGTCTATAGTTGGATGATGGAGTCTCATTGTGTCGGCGCCACAAACTCTTTATCAGATGCGAAACTGTCAAGTGTGTTTGATGTGCAGCTAAGTCGCTGAAGCGCTGATGTGTGCTTTGCGGTTGGCTGAGAGTACATGTTACTGATGACCTCTTTGATTCGACGGACTTGTGACCCTTCGAATGAACATTATGTGATTGTCTGTTCATGGTTATCGTTGGACATTTTCTTCGTTCATACTCCATGGCAGTTGATAACAATGTGTGCCCCCAGGGCAAAATGTTGTTGCTTGCAATGTGTGCTCCCTGGAAACAGGAACTTCTACAAGACAGCATGTGCCTCCAGGGCAAAACGCTCCTGTATAAGCAGCAGCTTGAGCCTTTCGGCTTGAGAGTTCACCCTGAAAGAAACTCTCAGCCATGGGCGCTGGCTGTGTGGTTTACTAGAAAGGAGAAAATAAACtggttcttcacaaaaaataaTGCCGCTGCGGGATACTGCTCGCTCATATTCATAACTCTGGAGTGCAATCCTCTGAAAACAAATATAAGGCATAAACGTCTTCTATTTGTTTACAAAGGGAGTAGATAATAATCAGGACATAGCAGCTGACAGGATATGGAAATGCTGGAATTTTAAGTGATCGCCACTTCACATCCAAAGCTTAAAAAGATAAAATTCATACAAGCGCACATTTCCCAACTTGCAAATAAGGCGGAGATGAATCATCGACCCAAAAAATCTGACACGAAAAAACCAATCTTACCACTGTTGTACCTATGTTAAAGTTTCATGGAATGATCAGTAAATACTTTGAAGATGTTCCAATAGACATGGAGATGTTTAAAGAGCTATAGCACTGGGAACATACAACAGACAGTACAACATCCTTTGCCTTTTATCTCACATTCTCGGAACAAATATATTTTATAATATCCCACTATGATACACAATTTCTCTCCTTTGATGCCGCGGATTCAGAACAAATTAGTATTTCTGTACATGGTGCATATCCAGATACCCTTGAATGCAGATTACTCTAGCATTTTTCAATTTTTTCAACTTGCAAATAGCATCGAGAAGATATTATCACATTGGCGCAAAAAACCTGGCATGAAAAAGCCAATCTTACCACTCATCAGTGATATTCTCTACTGCAAATTTTAATGGAATGACCAGTCAACGAATTGAAGATGTTCCAGTAGTTATGGAGATGTTCAAAATTCTAAGCACATTACAACATCTGTTCCCTTTTATCTCAAAATGAATATTGAATAGCATTAGCACTATGATACACAATTTCTGTCCCTCGAGTGCTCTGCCCAGTTAACAAAATGTATAtcttatctctctctctctcaaaatcTGATGGGGAAAAGAATTACTTGGGGGCAATGTAACAAATTGTGCCTGTCTATTGTGAAAAAACAAAATGTACACTATACAATCTGAACAGTGTGACGCAAGGAATCAAAGGCATAATTTGAAGATCCTATGTAGCCTGGTACCATTCTGCCATGGTAGAAGAAACAAGCATGAGAAATTCAATTTTCTTTCTGAGCGGAAAGTCACCGTGCTTGTGGACACCATCTGTTTCTGTTGTATGACTGAAAACAGGacttggtgtgtgtgtgtgtgtgtatctgACACTGGGAGATACAGATTGATCTACGCTATTCTACTACTCATCTGGTGAGAGGCTCAAGCTGCACCTCCATTACACCAGAAGGCCTAGATTCTGAACTCCTGGCAGAGCTGTCAGGATGCAAGAGATCAACCGAGTCATCTTCCTCGGTGTTACCTAGAACCCAGTGCCCTCTGAAGCTTCGGTCGCCGCCCCTTCGTTTGACCTCTTTATATTCTAGGGACAGAGCTATAACTATGGCAGAAAGCACCCACAGCATCAAGGCCCAGGTGAGCTCCTCTACATTTTCACTGTCATACCTCTGGCCTAAATGCTTCATTCCGGTGAAAAGTGCCACGACTCCGACGACAATTGCTGACCTCCCTGTGATGACATGTAGGTACTCCCAGAGGACACGGTTCCGGGGTGGAACCTCCCCATTAGCGGGCCTCTTGGGCCGGAAATAGGCATTGAGCGGCTGAAAAGCTGCCAACAGTAAGGCTGATAAACCAAACTTGACGTGCACTGAATCAACATAGAAACCTCGGAGCTCGGCTGCAGCAAAAAGGACGCCAAGGAACATTATAGAGATCCCAGAATACTGCAGATAGACATGTATTTGGTACCACCCGTCTCCCTTCAAGCTTTTCAAATACCGAGCAGCCAATATT
This genomic window contains:
- the LOC109745491 gene encoding BTB/POZ domain-containing protein POB1, whose protein sequence is MAGGDASTVAGPGAEVDAGFEFAFDNEAFSDRELRIVVVGADDAAGRKRRREAAEGDGGEDIDSSCTVTSTPVLQVETIHVCSATLAAKSNFFRKLFSNGMKESGHRQATVTIADSEYEAFLELLHFIYSGKLTPTEPILVVDILLAADKFEVASCIKLCGERLVDLPMTAESAVMCLDLPCSISMAPALAEAAKKFLAKRYDKFLLTKFQDELMRISLTGIVAILSRNHPGVASEESVYDFVLRWAHFQYPNPEERHKILSSSLLPLVPVVRSMTNGILIDQPSCIVDFTLSRGQCSGLFPSGSIRSPPFYCGGHGFFLSAHGKMEPSNFFGLLIEKLEDKGPVRGTIDYEIEVKTRQSLEFLFLWRRTTTTDSRQALGCRIPWPSIIADNSRFFIDDKLHLRVHVKITPQP